A single Sporosarcina sp. FSL W8-0480 DNA region contains:
- a CDS encoding DUF1510 family protein produces the protein MNGNNSNYSRIGRKKRKNRGNQLLNIMIGLVVVLIVIVGANIFMSSNDDKKDQVANQDEQGSIDENFSEEDANTDDGSVTDDKDDSNANDEVTDDGGSDSAGAGTSGNGQNDDEGDSEDTVTTVPNDEEIVVETIVDAAWKPIGTVQTGEHVSIYNDESVDWDEKKEAIAYATKFPVESLIYWKIKNGGGPQKSIGIVSTRDKSEKFRVYLEWVDGQGWKPVKMDILNTLDFEY, from the coding sequence ATGAATGGAAATAATTCGAATTACTCTCGAATAGGCCGTAAAAAGAGGAAGAACCGTGGCAACCAATTATTAAATATTATGATTGGACTTGTCGTGGTCTTGATAGTGATTGTCGGAGCAAATATATTCATGAGCAGCAATGACGACAAAAAAGATCAGGTCGCAAATCAAGATGAACAAGGAAGCATCGATGAAAATTTTAGTGAAGAAGATGCCAATACTGATGACGGAAGTGTGACTGACGATAAAGATGATAGTAACGCGAATGATGAAGTAACGGATGATGGGGGATCTGATAGTGCAGGTGCAGGTACTTCCGGGAATGGGCAGAACGACGATGAAGGTGATAGTGAAGATACTGTAACTACTGTACCGAATGATGAGGAAATAGTTGTAGAGACTATTGTTGACGCAGCTTGGAAGCCGATTGGAACTGTCCAAACAGGTGAACATGTTTCTATTTATAATGATGAGTCAGTTGATTGGGATGAAAAGAAAGAAGCAATTGCCTATGCTACAAAGTTTCCGGTAGAGTCTTTGATCTATTGGAAAATTAAAAATGGCGGTGGCCCCCAAAAATCTATTGGGATCGTTTCCACCAGGGACAAATCAGAGAAATTTCGTGTGTATCTTGAATGGGTGGATGGACAAGGTTGGAAGCCCGTTAAAATGGATATTTTAAACACATTGGACTTTGAATATTGA